From one Enterococcus sp. DIV2402 genomic stretch:
- a CDS encoding YlbF family regulator, translating to MLSPLEQEPQIQQELTVLLDLLAEHEIIKEFKKVQKKARQNAHLKEIEEAIKRAQKDAVQYAHYGKPEAERQAIARINELNKEYAEHPLVIAYREKLMEANDLLHYVTTSLQQQVNQAIEEEETNASKNEAYPNDGTIF from the coding sequence ATGTTGAGTCCTTTAGAGCAAGAACCACAAATTCAGCAGGAATTAACTGTCTTACTAGATTTATTAGCAGAACATGAAATCATCAAAGAGTTCAAAAAAGTGCAAAAAAAAGCACGTCAAAATGCACACTTAAAAGAAATTGAAGAAGCGATTAAACGTGCACAAAAAGATGCGGTCCAATATGCCCACTATGGCAAACCAGAAGCAGAACGCCAAGCGATTGCCCGTATTAATGAATTAAATAAAGAGTATGCCGAGCATCCATTGGTGATTGCTTATCGCGAAAAATTAATGGAAGCGAACGATTTATTGCACTATGTAACAACTAGCTTGCAACAGCAAGTGAATCAAGCAATTGAGGAGGAAGAAACAAATGCCTCAAAAAACGAAGCATACCCCAATGATGGAACAATATTTTAG